In Pirellulales bacterium, a single window of DNA contains:
- a CDS encoding PDZ domain-containing protein, which yields MRSSRNVGLQLLCAVALTVVAVPISAQLFAPSALAAEGDEQAKPERGDYWIGVRCVEVPELLQAQLDLPEGQGVLIDEVVADSPAQKAGLKAFDVIFAVNGHPVADPQSLAAAVGRAGDEEVKIDYLRAGRKQTLSLKPAPRPEAIAPLEQDQRSLRQWVERLGRGPAPMNFRFFHPGMVLPPGASIAPALPDDMTVTIEKQGDKPAKVTVRQGDKKWEAVEDSLEKLPREARQFAERMLGFGSFDVGGLPPVPPPGEPVMAPPAWPPQARHDLESRLNKRLDDLNRQIDELRKSIEGLKK from the coding sequence ATGCGGTCGTCACGAAACGTAGGGTTGCAGTTGTTGTGTGCGGTGGCGTTGACGGTCGTGGCCGTGCCCATTTCGGCCCAGCTTTTCGCGCCGTCGGCGCTGGCGGCGGAGGGAGACGAACAGGCCAAACCAGAGCGGGGCGATTATTGGATCGGCGTGCGCTGCGTGGAGGTGCCGGAACTGTTGCAGGCCCAACTCGATCTGCCCGAGGGTCAAGGCGTGCTGATTGACGAAGTGGTCGCCGACAGCCCGGCCCAGAAGGCGGGACTCAAGGCGTTCGACGTGATCTTCGCCGTGAACGGCCATCCGGTCGCCGACCCGCAATCGCTCGCCGCCGCCGTGGGGCGCGCCGGCGACGAGGAAGTCAAGATTGATTACCTACGCGCGGGTCGCAAGCAGACGCTGTCGCTCAAGCCTGCGCCGCGGCCCGAAGCGATCGCGCCTCTTGAGCAAGATCAACGTTCCCTTCGGCAGTGGGTGGAACGCTTGGGACGCGGACCCGCGCCCATGAACTTCCGCTTTTTCCATCCGGGCATGGTGCTTCCGCCGGGCGCTTCGATTGCTCCGGCCTTGCCCGACGATATGACGGTGACCATCGAAAAGCAGGGCGACAAGCCGGCCAAGGTCACTGTGCGACAGGGCGACAAGAAATGGGAAGCCGTCGAGGACTCTCTTGAAAAGCTTCCGCGTGAAGCCCGGCAGTTTGCCGAGCGCATGTTGGGATTCGGGTCGTTCGACGTGGGCGGGTTACCGCCGGTGCCCCCGCCCGGAGAGCCCGTGATGGCTCCGCCGGCATGGCCTCCGCAAGCCCGCCACGACCTGGAATCTCGGCTGAACAAGCGGCTGGACGACCTGAACCGTCAGATCGACGAGCT